A window of Kribbella sp. NBC_00382 genomic DNA:
TTCGTGCTTCAGCTCCGGTGTCCAGGTGCGTGCATCGCGGTGCTGGAGGGATGTCCTCGATGCGGAGCATCGTGGATGTCTCTCCAGTGCCGCGAGGTGCGTGCCTGGGCGCCGGAGATGTGCACGAAACCCCGGCGGAGACCACTTGTACCGGCGTCTGCCCGCGCCGCAACTGGTGGTCAGGTTGAGATAACCATCGGTGAATAGCCGTGTCAACGTCAGGGCACCACTTTTTTCACGCCTTATATTTATGTGTGGTCTTGACCTGAGAGCGTTCTCACAGCAAGCTGCCACCCAGCGAAACCCTGTCTCGCGACAGTCCGCCCCCGCCCCCCATCGGCCGGACGCCCCTCCGGCCGCGCGAGAAATGAGGCACGCATGAGGCTCACGCGTACCCGGTTCCGGTCAGCCGCCCTGCTCGCCGCAGGCGCCGCCCTGGTCGGCACCGCTCTGCTCCAGTCCCCCGCGACAGCCGGTACCTCCGCAGTCGACTCGGCGGCTTCGCCGATGGCGGCCAACGCGGTCGGGCCGGTCATCTGGGAGGACAACTTCGACGGCCCGTCCGGCCAGGCCCCCGACTCCAGCAAGTGGCGCTACGACATCGGCGGCTCCGGCTGGGGCAACGACGAACGCCAGTACTACACCAACAGCACCCGCAACTCCGCGAAGGACGGCGCCGGCAACCTGGTGATCACGGCCCGCCAGGAGAACGGCGGCTTCCAGTGCCACTACGGCCCGTGCCAGTACACGTCGGCCCGGCTGCTCACCGCGCAGACCTTCACCCAGACGTACGGGCGGTTCGAGGCGCGGATCAAGATCCCTGGCACCCAAGGGGTCTGGCCCGCGTTCTGGATGCTCGGCGCCCAGGGCGGCGGCTGGCCGAACAACGGTGAGATCGACATCATGGAGAACATCGGCCGCGAGCCGAACACCGTGCACGGCACCATCCACGGCCCGGGCTACTCCGGCGCCGAGGGCATCGGCGCGGCGTACAACTCCCCCAACGGCCAGGCCTTCCGCGACGGCTTCCACACCTACACGGTCGACTGGGAGCCGGGCGCGATCACCTGGTACGTCGACGGTGTCCAGTACCAGCGCCGCACCGCGGCCGACCTCGGTGGCGACACCTGGGTCTTCAACCACCCGTTCTTCCTGATCATGAACGTCGCGGTCGGCGGCTACTGGCCGGGCTACCCCGACGGCAGCACGCAGATGCCGCAGACGATGACGATCGACTACGTCCGCGTCAACCAGCTCACCTCCGGTGGCGGCGGTGGCGGCGGCGGCGCGATCAAGGCACTCGGCAAGTGCATGGACGTCGCGGCGGCCAACTCGGCCGACGGTACGCCGGTACAGCTCTACGACTGCAACGGAT
This region includes:
- a CDS encoding family 16 glycosylhydrolase encodes the protein MRLTRTRFRSAALLAAGAALVGTALLQSPATAGTSAVDSAASPMAANAVGPVIWEDNFDGPSGQAPDSSKWRYDIGGSGWGNDERQYYTNSTRNSAKDGAGNLVITARQENGGFQCHYGPCQYTSARLLTAQTFTQTYGRFEARIKIPGTQGVWPAFWMLGAQGGGWPNNGEIDIMENIGREPNTVHGTIHGPGYSGAEGIGAAYNSPNGQAFRDGFHTYTVDWEPGAITWYVDGVQYQRRTAADLGGDTWVFNHPFFLIMNVAVGGYWPGYPDGSTQMPQTMTIDYVRVNQLTSGGGGGGGGAIKALGKCMDVAAANSADGTPVQLYDCNGSAAQQWTRPGDGTIRALGKCLDIAGGGTAEGTKLQIATCSGNPAQQFTYSGAQDLVNPQANKCVDVPSANPANGNRLQIWTCNGSAAQKWTL